AGCGCTCCTGCGGTGTCTGCACCTATACGCACGCCCTGGCCTCTACCCGTTGCGTGGACAATGCCGTCGGCGTGGACAAGAACCTGCCCGACAACGCGCGCCTCATCCGCAACCTGGTGCTGGCCGCCCAGTTCCTGCATGACCACATCGTGCATTTCTATCATCTGCACGCCCTGGACTGGGTCGATGTCACCGGTGCGCTGACCGCCGACCCCAAAAAGGCCGCATCCATCGCCAACTCCATCTCGTCCCGCGTGACCAAGGCCGAAGACCTCAAAGCCGTACAGGACAAGGTCAAGGGCCTGGTCGATTCCGGCCAGCTCGGCATTTTCACCAACGCCTACTTCCTGGGCGGACACAAAGCCTACTATCTGCCCGCGGAAGTAAACCTCATCGCCACCGCCCACTACCTTGAAGCCCTGCATCTGCAGGTCAAGGCAGCCCGCGCCATGGCCGTTTTCGGCGCCAAGAACCCGCACACCCAGTTCACCGTTGTCGGCGGCGTGACCTGTTACGAAAGTCTGACCGACGAGCGCATCGCCGAATTCGTGGGCCTGTTCCAGGAAACCAAGCAGTTCATCGACGAATGCTACATCCCGGACCTGCTGGCCGTGGCGTCCTACTACAAGGATTGGGCAGGCATCGGCGGCACCACCAACTTCCTGAGCTTCGGCGAATTCCCCTCCGTCGAGAGCGACATGAACAGCCGCTGGATTCCCCAGGGCGTGATCATGAACCGCAACATCGGCGGAGTCGGCAATTTCGATCCCAAGCTGATCGAAGAACACGTCCGCCACAGCTGGTACCAGGGCGACAAGGCCCACCACCCATACACGGGCGTGACCGAACCGCAGTACACCAGCTACGAAGACCGCGACCGCTATTCCTGGATGAAGGCGCCCCGCTACAATGGCGAATCCGTTGAAACCGGTCCTCTGGCCACGGTTCTGATCGCTTACGGCAAGGGACATCCGGAAGTTAAGAAACTCGTCGATTACGTGCTGGGCTATCTTGGAGTCGGTGCTCCGGCCCTCTTCTCCACTCTTGGACGTACGGCCGCCCGCGGCATCGAGACCAAGGTCATCGCCGACAAACTCATGGACTGGGTCAACGAACTGGCCGAGAACGTGAAGAGCGGCAACAACAAGATCTATCAGGACTGGACCATGCCCGACGAAGCCGAAGGCGTGGGCTACGTCAATGCCCCCCGTGGCGCGCTCAGCCACTGGATCAAGATCAAGGGCGGCAAGATCGAGAACTTCCAGCTCGTCGTACCCTCGACCTGGAACTTCGGACCGCGCTGCTCAGCCGGCAAAATGTCCGCAGTGGAAGAGGCGCTTATCGGCACGCCCATCGCCGATGCCGAACGCCCGGTGGAAATTCTCCGTACCGTGCACTCCTTTGACCCATGCATCGCCTGCGGCGTGCATGTCATCGACTCCAGGACCAACCAGGTCCGCAAATTCAAGATTCTGTAAAATAATAAGGGCCCCGATTTCGGGGCCCTTCCCGCTCTTGAATCAACCCACAAATTTGCGTAGCATTTCTTTTTAATTCCTCAAACATGGATACGTTCATGACTGAAAAACGCATTCTCGTTCTTGGCGTGGGCAATATTCTTTTCACCGATGAAGGCATCGGTGTGCGCTGCATTGAGCAGATGCAGGAAAAATACAAATTTTCGGACAACGTCACCCTCATGGACGGCGGCACGCTGGGCACCAAGCTGATGGGGCCGATCATCGAATCGGACTACCTGATCGTCTGCGACGCGGTTCTCTGCGACGACAAGCCCGGCTCCGTGTACCGGCTCATGGGCGATGATCTGCGCAAAAGCCTGGCCTTTCGCGATTCCATGCACCAGACCGACCTTGTCGATACCCTTGGCATGTGCGAAATTGTAGGAAATCGTCCCGAAGCCGTGGTCATCGGCATGGAGCCCTTCGACTACGATTCCATGGCCCTGGAACTTTCGCCAACGGCCGTCTCGTCCATGCCCGTGATGATCGATTCCGTTATCCGCGAAATCGAATCCGCCGGCGGAACCTGCACCCCGAACTAAGGAGTCACCATGTGTCTGGCCATTCCCGCCAAAATTGAATCCATTGAAAACGGCGTCGCGCAGTGCCGGGTCGGCGAAGGCGAGACCTTCGTCACCGCGTCTCTCATGCTCCTCGACGGAGAGCCGTCCCTTGGCGACTACGTCATCATCCACGCCGGATTCGCCATCCGCAAGCTCGACCTGCTGGAGGCCCAGCAATCCCTGGCCATTCTGCGCGAACTGGCCGACGCCTACGACGAAGTGCAGCGCAAGTACGAGCAGGAGGAGCTTGATCGTGCCAAGGCCTGATTCGGACAAGTCACTGGGCAGTCTGGTCGGCCTTGCGGTTTGCGAAGCGCTGGCAAAATCGAACCCCTCCAGCGTATCCGAAAACGCGCCGCTGATTCCGGCCCTTTGGGGTGACGGAACATCCATGGCCCTGAGCCTGGCCGAGAGCCTGATCGAAATCGGCGGAATCGACCAACGCGACCAGATGGTCCGCTATACGAGCTGGTTCCGTTACGGCTACCTGAGCTCCACCGAGACCTGCGACTTCATCGACGACACCGTCAAGCAGGCCATACTGCGCTTCGAGCGCACCTGGAACCCGCTGGACGAAAGCCTGACACAGGGCGATGTCTGCCTGGCCCGAGTGGCTCCGGTGGTCATGTATTTCACGGATTCCAGGGATGCCATGCTCGATGCCTGCGCCAAATCGACCGCCACCACGCACGCCTCTCCCCAGAGCGTGGACGCCTGCCGACTGCTGGCGGCCATGATCTTCGAGGCGCTGCACACCACGGAAAAATCGCGGATTTTGCGCCCAGGGCTCCCGGAGGACATCATCCCCGAAATCGCCCAGCTGTGTTCCGCCGCTCCCCGCCGAGCCGAATCGCAGGTGGCGGTCGCCCTGCAGGCGGCCATGGAGGCATTCAGCGACAGCGATTCCTTTGCCGAAGGCAGCATCAAATGCCTCCCTCATGGCCCACGCGCTCTGGCCGCATACGGCCAAATTGCCGGCGCATGGTACGGCCGGGATCTCATCCCCCAGGTCTGGCGGCAAAGCCTGGAGCGCAGCAACATGCTGAAACAAATGGGAAATCAACTGATCAGCTTTTAAATTCTTCATAACTTGCCAAAACTGAACCGCGTCCGTAGCATGGCTCATGCTTGCGGCGATTTTTCGCGTCCCCATTAGCGCCTGACATTCGGACTTGCGCGGCCCCCTGCCCGCCATCCCCACATACAAGACCTCAAACAACGAGCATTTGGTATGAAAAACCGTATCTCTACAGCCTTCTTTTTTGTCATCCTGCTTCTTCTTGGAGCCATCGGAGCCATGTATTACGTCAAGGCGGAATGGAATCCGCCGACTCTTGCCCTGACTCCCGAGCAGACCACGGCCAGCACCAGAACCGTGTTCACCATCACGGCGGCGGACAAGGACTCCGCGCTGCGCAGCGTGCTTGTCGTCGCCACCCAGGGCAGCAACAGCATCGAGATCATGAACAAGAACCTGCCCGCCGGGACCAGGGAACTGCGCGAAGAATTCACCCTCCCCAAGACAGGCATCAAGAACGAGGCCCTGACCCTGACGGTCACAGTCAAGGACACCTCCTGGCACCGCCTGGGACGTGGCAACAGGGCTCAGGTCGTGCGCCAGTTGGACATCGATTCCAAGCCTCCGGTCATCTCCGTTCTTTCAGGCCAGCACAACGTCAACCATGGCGGAACCGGCCTCGTGGTCTACAGCACAAACGAGGAACTGGCCGCGAGCGGCGTGAAGATGGGCGATCACTTTTTCCCCGGCTATCCCTATCAGCCCGGAAAATACCTGTGCTTCTTCGCCCTGCCCTTCAACGCCGACCCCAAGGCCGTCACGCCTATCCTGGTGGCCGGGGATCTGGCGGGCAACGAATCGACAATCGGATTCAACTTTCGGCCTCTGATGAAAAAATTCAGGCACGACGACATCAACATCTCCGACAATTTCCTGCAGTCGAAAATGGGTCAGTTCGCGGACCTCTATCCCGACGCGGCCACGCCCCTGGACATCTTCCTCAAGGTCAACTCCGAGCTTCGGGCCAAGAACGTGGGCTCGCTGATTCAACTCGGCAAGGACACCGTGCCCCAGAAGCTCTGGGACGGTACCTTCATCCGCCTGCCCAACAGTGCGCCCATGGCGGCCTTCGCCGACAACCGAACCTACAAGTATGATGGCAAGGCCGTGGACAACCAGACCCATCTGGGCGTGGACCTGGCGTCCCTTGCGGCCTCCCCGGTTCCGGCCGGAAACACCGGGCGCATCGTCCTGGCCGAATTCATGGGCATCTACGGCAACGTGGTCGTCATCGACCACGGGTTCGGTCTGCAATCCCTGTATTCGCACCTGAGCGAAATCCACGTGCAAAAGGGAGAGACGGTCCAGCGCGGCCAGACCATCGGCAAGACCGGAGCCACGGGCATGGCCGGCGGAGACCATCTGCACTTCGGCGTGCTGGTTTCCGGTGTCGAGGTGCAGCCCATCGAATGGTGGGACCCGCAGTGGATCGACCACAACATCACCTCCAAACTTCAGTGACAAAAGGCCCCCCGGGGCCTTTTTTTACGCCCGGCGCAAATGCGCCGGATGACAAGACGGGCCCGCCTGGACTAGTGCATTTTCGTCGGCCGCAGGAAACCTGGCCGGACCCCTGAAGCTTTTCCACCAGCACCTCAACCCAGCGAGACCAGCCATGTCCGAATTTTCCAATGTCACCGTCCTGAAAAAGGCCAACATCTACTCAGACGGCAACGTCACCAGCCGCACCCTTGTTTTTCCCGATGGCTCCAAAAAAACGCTCGGAATAATGCTCCCCGGCGAATACGAATTCGGGACGGCCGAAAAGGAACTGATGGAAATCCAGTCGGGCGAGCTGGACGTCCTCTTGCCGGGCGCAACCGATTGGCGGACATTCAGCGACGGGACGGCCTTCGAGGTCCCGGCCAACGCAAAATTCTCCCTCAAGGTCCGCGTCGTCACCGACTACTGCTGCTCCTACATCAAATGAACCCGGACAGGCGTCCGATCGAGGCAGGAGCCCGGCATGAAACTCACCGTTCTGGTTGACAACAACACCCTGATCGACCGCTATTACGAGGGGGAGCCGGGCCTGTCCCTGCTGATCCAGGAGGACGGCCGCAAAATCCTCTTCGACTGCGGCTATTCGAACCTGTTCCTGACAAACGCCTGGAAAATGGGCCTTTCCCTGGACGACCTGGATTTCGTGCTGCTTTCGCACGGGCACATGGACCACACCTGGGGACTTGAGGCCCTGACCCGGCGCCTCTGCGAACTTCGCCTTGAAGGACGGCCGTGCAAACGCCCCGCGCTGGTCGCCCATCCCGAGGCCTTCACCAGCATCGCCCTGGACCAGTGTCCGGAGATCGGACCGCTTCTGGAACCCGGCAAGCTGGCCAGGCATTACGACATGAGGCTTGGGAAGGCTGCGCAAAAGATCAGCGAACGGCTTCTTTTTCTGGGAGAGATACCACGCCGGATCGGATTCGAGCAGACCGAAGGCATCGGTTTCAAAGAGGGGCAGGAAACGCCGGACCGCATCATGGACGATTCGGCCCTGGTGTACCGGGGAAGCGAGGGGCTGGTCATCATAACTGGCTGCTCCCACGCGGGCATCTGCAACATCGTGGCCCAGGCCATGGACCTGACCGGCGAATCCCGCATCACGGACATCATCGGCGGGCTGCACCTGCTCTCCCCGTCACAGGAGCGCATGGAAGGGACGGTGGAATATCTGCGCCGGATCGGACCCAAAACCTTGAGCCCGTGCCATTGCACGGATCTGGACTCGAAAATCGCGCTGGCGGCGGTTGCGCCCCTGCGCGAGGTCGGGGTGGGGCTTGAGATAACCTACCGCTGAAAAAAGGACGCTTTCGCCTGAGTGAAAGCGTCCTTGCGTAAAACCGTCTATGCCCACTCCTCCTCGAAGCGCTCGGGCCCGGCGATCTTGTACCCCTTGTCCGTCAGCACCCGCTGCAGGGCTTCGGGGTCGTCGGCGCGCACGCGGAAGACCAGCAAACGCTGGCTGTCGCGAAAAAAGGTCGATGTGGACAGGATATTCACGCCCAGGTCGAAAAAGAGCCTGCTGATCTCGGCCATGAGGCCCTTGCGATCCTCGGCCTCGATGACGATGCGCACACCGCCCAGCTCCAGTCCCATTTCCTCCACCAGCACGGCCAGCATGGAACCCCGGCTGATGTACCCCTTGAGCCGGTTTTTCCTGTCGACCACGGCCAGCCCGGCCAGATCCTTGTCGAACATGATCTTGGCCGCGACCTCGATTTCCGTTTCCGGAGTCACGGTAGGCATCGAGCTACGCACCAACTCCTTTACCGTCATCCTGGACAGGAGATAATTGATTTCATGCTTACTGAATGTTGTCGCGCCGGATGGCAATGCAGCCCGGATATCTTCCTTGGCCACATATCCTTTAAGCTTTCCATCCTCGACAACAAGCAAAATCCAAAGTCTGTTCTCCTCCATCATTCGATCCGCTTTGATAATCAGCGTATCCGAAGTGATGGTGGGGACATGTCTGTCCATGGCAAGGCCTACATACATGATATACTCCTTCAGTCGTTCGGGTGAATCCCTTTACGCAAAGTGCAGTGACAGCCTCCATCCTTTTTGCTATATCCTTGGTTCCATTACCGGAAATAACAGGCAGAAAAAAACGGGTCCATCTGAAAACCATGAAACGTGCAGTTCTTCTTATTCTTGCTCTATGCTTCCTGACAAGCATAACCAAGCCGGGATTTTCAGAAAAACCGCTACGACTTTTCTTTGAAAAAAATATCCGCGTCGATCGCAAACCCGGAGAGGAGCATATCGTCAAGCCAGGCGAATGGCTCTACAAGATTCTGGAATCAAAAGGCTATTCCGCCTCTCAGATCCAGCGTGCCCTACCCGTCATCCAAACTTTGAACCCACATATCCCGGACATCAACCGACTGATGCCGGGTCAGGTCATCCAGATTCCCGAAGTATCCTCCGCCGCCGACGCCGGGATCAAGCGACCCCGGGCATCGGTTCCCCCGGGAGCATATGAAAAAAAGCCCTACGTGATACGCCAGGGGGATACGCTGATCCAGATCCTCAAGGCGCAAGGGATATCAAACAAGCTGATCTACAGCCGGTACCTCGACCTGTTCCTTGAACTCAACCCCGAAGTCCCCAACAGCAACACCTTGCGCGTCGGACAGGAAGTCATCCTGCCCGTCACGACCAATGACGAAACAGTTCCGGCTCCCGCCCCTGTCCCGGCTCCGCCTGCGCAGCAGTCCGCGAAACCGGCGCAAACCGTCGTGACTCAAGTCATCGAGACAGGCCAGGCCCCGGCGGTCCAAAGCCGCCCGGTTCAGCCGCAGTCCCGACCGGCACCTCCTGCTCCGCTGGTGCTGCAGCCTCCGCAAATCCCCCTGGCAGAGCCGCCGCAAACCGTGACGCCATCCTCGGGCAGCACGGGCAGCGCGGACGGCACCGGGCAATCCGACACGTCGAACGCCACGGCCACAAAGAAAACGGAACGCTCGCCCAAAACCGGCCTGCCTTTTGTCAAAACGGTGCTGGAACAGATGCGTTTCAAATTCGTGCCCGGTGACGAAAGCATGTTCCCCCTGCCCGGTTCGGAATGGCTGGTCGTCAAACTGTCCGAAACTCCGCTGCTGGACGCTCCCTGGGGAGGCAAGATCCTCTTCTGCCCCGTGCCGAAAAACGCAGCATGGATCGCCAGCGCCAACAAACTGGGCATGAAGGTCTGCACCATCTCGCCCCGCTGGAGCCTGCAGGACGTGCTGGAAAAACTGGCATCCTCCTTCCCGAAGCATTTTCGGCTCTGGGGCGCGGGCAGGGAACTGGTGCTTTCCCGTAACGGCGTCGGCGTGACCCTGATGTCGCCGCAAATCGCCATCATGGAGCAAGGCGGGCAAAAGCGCATCCACATGATCTGGTCCCGGCAGAGCAAGGACTCACCGTCTTTGCCTCAGGGACTGCACGAAGTGCTCGATGCGGCCCAGATCAAGCTCATCGAACTGGACGAGTACAACGAACTTTCACGCCTGCCGTCCCGCCCGCGCGACTCCATCTATGTTCCCGTGGCCACGCACCTTGAGATTATCCGGGCCATGAACCCGAGCAATCCGGAGGAGACCTTCGGGCGGACCATGCCCGACACGCTCGGTTCCCTGCTGCAGCTGTTGCGCGACAAGGACCTGCTGCGCCAGGGCATGATCCAGGCCTCCTGGCACGAGGGAGCGCAAAACCGCATCGCGGTGCAGGTTCCGGCGTGGACGGTTTCGGGCGGGACAAGCAGAATCGCCATATTGGACCGGCGTTTTTCGGACCCGTTCCTTGTCTCCGTACTCTCTCATGAAGGTTACACCTGCTTTGTTCTCCCCGACTGAACCACAAGGACTGCCCAATGCCTCACGACTTTCGCGTTTACGGCCATCTGGCCGGACTCAATGAGAACGAACTGAAATCATGCCTCAGGCATTTGTCCGGCTACGAATGCGAGGTCAGCGGCCAAGTCCTCGATTTCGTGCACGAAGGCGTCTTCATCGACGTGGACAGTGATCTTGAGGGGTTGCTGCATCTCGTCGGCCCGGATGTGCGCGGCATCATCGACATCATCAATCACCAGGACTGGGAGATGTACCGCTGCACTCTCGCCGGCAAAGCCCTGACCCGATCCCGCATTGCTCTGGACAATGCCCTGGACACGGCTTACGCATCGGAGCGCCGTTCATAAGCTCTTCGCCGACCATTGAAAAATTTCAAATGTCCTGGCCGTTCAATGATATGGTGAAATGCGAGGAGCGCAGAAAATACCGGAGCCAAACGCATTCCTGCATGCATCAGGTTCTGGATTTTTCGCGGTGAAGACGCGGATCCCCGGTTTTAAACGGCCTGTCAGGGAGTAAAAATGCACGAACTTTCCATTGCCGAGAGCCTGATCAAGATCATCGGCGAAGAAATGGCCAAGCACGGCCTCACCAAACTGCACTCGTTCAAGATCGTCTATGGCCAAATCTCGGCCATTGTGCCCGAAGCCCTCGAAACCTCCTTTGAAATCCTGACCATCGACACTCCGTTTGCAGGCGCAAAGATGGAGACCGAGGTCAAACCCATGGTCGTGCGCTGCCGTCAATGCGGCCACGAATTCAGCCCCAGCCTGGAGGAACGTGTCATCATGCCCTGTCCGCAGTGCACTACGGAACTGGGACACGAGATCATCTCCGGCCGTGAACTCTACATAGATAACATCGAAGCCGAATAACGTGGAGGAAAGCATGAAAGTCGATGTGGTACGCAATATTCTCGAGGCCAATGACGCGGTCGCGGCCGACCTCAACGCAGCGCTCAGCGCTCGCGGCATCCTGACCCTCAACCTGATGAGTTCGCCGGGCTCGGGCAAGACCTCCCTTCTGGAGAGAACGCTCACCGACCTGAAGGACGAGTTCAACATGGCCGTCATCGAAGGCGACTGCCAGACCGAGAACGACGCCCGCCGCGTGGCCGCCACGGGGGCCCGCGCCGTGCAGATCAACACCGCCGGCGGCTGCCACCTCGACAGTTCCATGGTCCGCGACGCCACCGAGAAGCTCGGCGTGGACGGCGTCGACATCCTGGTCGTCGAAAACGTGGGCAACCTGGTCTGCCCCGCGGAATTCAGCGTCGGCGAAGACTTCAAGGTCACCATCCTGAGCGTGACCGAAGGCGACGACAAGCCTGAAAAATATCCTTTCATCTTCGCCGAATCCAAGGTCATGATCCTGAACAAGATCGACCTGCTGCCCTACGTCAACTTCGACGTGAAGCGCGCCAGCGGCTTTGCCCGCTCCATCAACAAGGACATCGAGATCTTCGCCCTCTCCGCCACCACCGGCGAAGGCATGGACGCCTGGTACGACTGGCTGCGCCGCGAACGGGCCAAGAAGAAAAAGTAATTTTCGGCAATGACGGCAAAACGCCCGCCCTCGGAAACGATGGCGGGCGTCTTTTTTTTGGGATTCACTGAAACGGGTCATGGATTCCCGCCTGCACGGGAATGACGAACGTGTGCGCCAGCCGGTAGTCGTAATCGGTCATGGATTCCCGCCTGCGCGGGAATGACACGATAATCGGCGAAAGAGATGCGCTTTTTTTGACAAGGCGGTCCAGACTCCATACTGCCGGGATGCCTCATCGTCATTCCCGCGCAGGCGGGAATCCACTGCCTTTCGTCTGCGCAGCCCTACCGCCAAACGCGGACAAGCCCGCCATCCGCAACCGGACGACGGGCTCGCCCTTGCGAAGAGCGCGCGGCTATTTTGAAGGGCGATGTGTAGCCGTCTACATGAGCTCTTTGAAACAAACGTACAACGCAGTCCGAAGGGACTTTTTCAGCCGTTGAGGACCCCGTCGACCATGTCCTGGGCCTCGATCTTGATACGCTCCAGATGCTCGCGGCCCAGAAAGCTCTCCACATAGATCTTGTACATGTCCTCGGTGCCCGAGGGCCGCGCCGCGAACCAGCCGTTTTTCGTGACCACCTTCAGGCCGCCGATGGCCGCGCCGTTGCCCGGGGCATGGGTGATCTTGGCCAGGATGGGCTCGCCTGCGAGTTCGGCCGAGGTCACCTGCTCTGCCGAGAGCGACGAGAGCAGCTTCTTCTGGGCCATGCCCGCCGGAGCCTGAAGGCGCTCGTAGATGGGGCTGCCGTGCCGCGATTCCAGTTTCGCGTAGATGTCGCCGGGGTCCTTGCCGGTGACGGCGGTGATCTCGGCGGCGAGCAGGTTCAGAAGAATCCCGTCCTTGTCCGTGGTCCAGGCCTCGCCGTTGCGGCGCAGGAAGGAAGCCCCGGCGCTCTCCTCACCGCCGAAGCAGCAGGTTCCGGCCAGAAGATCATCCACGAACCACTTGAATCCCACCGGCACTTCCCGCACTCCGCGCCCATGCGCCGCCACCACGCGATCGACCATGGAACTGGTGACCAGGGTCTTGCCCACCTGTGCCGAGGGCGACCAGTCCGGACGATGCGCGAGCAGATAGTCGATGGCCACGGAGATGTAATGGTTTGGATTCAGGAGCCCATGCCCGGCGGTGACGATGCCGTGGCGGTCGGCGTCGGGGTCGTTGGCGAAGGCGATGGAAAAGGAGTCCTTCATGGCGATGAGCTTGGCCATGGCATGGGACGAGGAGCAGTCCATGCGGATCTTGCCGTCCTTGTCGAGGCTCATGAACATGAAGGTCGGGTCCAGCACCGTGCTGACCACCTTGATGTCGAGGCCGTAATGCTCGGCAATGGGTTCCCAAAAGGGAAGCCCCGCGCCGCCCAGAGGGTCCACGCCGATGCCGATGCCCGCATTCCGGATGGCCTGCATGTCGATGGCGTTCTCCAGATCAAGGACATAGGGGCGGATGAAGTCGTGCTCCCGGCACAGGCCCTGCTTCAATGCCCGGGCCAGGGGGATGCGCGCCACCGTGCGGGTGTCTTCGAGCAGTGCGTTGGCCCGTTTCTCGATCCAGGCCGTGACTTCGGTCCCGGCCGGTCCGCCGTGGGGCGGATTGTACTTGATGCCGCCGTCTTCGGGCGGATTGTGCGAGGGAGTGATGATCAGGCCGTCAGCCAGGCCGGAAGCACGCCCCCGATTGTAGGTCAGGATGGCGTGGGAGATGACCGGCGTCGGGGTGTAGCCGAAGCCCTGCTGAAAGCGGCAATCGGCTCCGGCCGCGGCCAGAACCTCCAGAACCGTGCGCAGGGCGGGCTCCGAGAGGGCGTGGGGGTCCATGCCCACAAAGAGGGGGCCGTCAATGCCGCGCGATGCACGGTATTCGCAGACCGCCTGGGTGATGGCCAGGATGTGGGGCTCGTTGAAGGACGCCTTGAAAGCGCAGCCCCGATGCCCGGAAGTGCCGAAG
This region of Desulfomicrobium macestii genomic DNA includes:
- a CDS encoding nickel-dependent hydrogenase large subunit — encoded protein: MSGCKPNQAPGVIATPMDTTFKGPIIVDPVTRIEGHLKIEVEVDQGKVTNVWSSSQLFRGLELILKGRDPRDAQHFTQRSCGVCTYTHALASTRCVDNAVGVDKNLPDNARLIRNLVLAAQFLHDHIVHFYHLHALDWVDVTGALTADPKKAASIANSISSRVTKAEDLKAVQDKVKGLVDSGQLGIFTNAYFLGGHKAYYLPAEVNLIATAHYLEALHLQVKAARAMAVFGAKNPHTQFTVVGGVTCYESLTDERIAEFVGLFQETKQFIDECYIPDLLAVASYYKDWAGIGGTTNFLSFGEFPSVESDMNSRWIPQGVIMNRNIGGVGNFDPKLIEEHVRHSWYQGDKAHHPYTGVTEPQYTSYEDRDRYSWMKAPRYNGESVETGPLATVLIAYGKGHPEVKKLVDYVLGYLGVGAPALFSTLGRTAARGIETKVIADKLMDWVNELAENVKSGNNKIYQDWTMPDEAEGVGYVNAPRGALSHWIKIKGGKIENFQLVVPSTWNFGPRCSAGKMSAVEEALIGTPIADAERPVEILRTVHSFDPCIACGVHVIDSRTNQVRKFKIL
- a CDS encoding HyaD/HybD family hydrogenase maturation endopeptidase — protein: MTEKRILVLGVGNILFTDEGIGVRCIEQMQEKYKFSDNVTLMDGGTLGTKLMGPIIESDYLIVCDAVLCDDKPGSVYRLMGDDLRKSLAFRDSMHQTDLVDTLGMCEIVGNRPEAVVIGMEPFDYDSMALELSPTAVSSMPVMIDSVIREIESAGGTCTPN
- a CDS encoding HypC/HybG/HupF family hydrogenase formation chaperone — encoded protein: MCLAIPAKIESIENGVAQCRVGEGETFVTASLMLLDGEPSLGDYVIIHAGFAIRKLDLLEAQQSLAILRELADAYDEVQRKYEQEELDRAKA
- a CDS encoding ADP-ribosylglycohydrolase family protein, which encodes MPRPDSDKSLGSLVGLAVCEALAKSNPSSVSENAPLIPALWGDGTSMALSLAESLIEIGGIDQRDQMVRYTSWFRYGYLSSTETCDFIDDTVKQAILRFERTWNPLDESLTQGDVCLARVAPVVMYFTDSRDAMLDACAKSTATTHASPQSVDACRLLAAMIFEALHTTEKSRILRPGLPEDIIPEIAQLCSAAPRRAESQVAVALQAAMEAFSDSDSFAEGSIKCLPHGPRALAAYGQIAGAWYGRDLIPQVWRQSLERSNMLKQMGNQLISF
- a CDS encoding M23 family metallopeptidase; protein product: MKNRISTAFFFVILLLLGAIGAMYYVKAEWNPPTLALTPEQTTASTRTVFTITAADKDSALRSVLVVATQGSNSIEIMNKNLPAGTRELREEFTLPKTGIKNEALTLTVTVKDTSWHRLGRGNRAQVVRQLDIDSKPPVISVLSGQHNVNHGGTGLVVYSTNEELAASGVKMGDHFFPGYPYQPGKYLCFFALPFNADPKAVTPILVAGDLAGNESTIGFNFRPLMKKFRHDDINISDNFLQSKMGQFADLYPDAATPLDIFLKVNSELRAKNVGSLIQLGKDTVPQKLWDGTFIRLPNSAPMAAFADNRTYKYDGKAVDNQTHLGVDLASLAASPVPAGNTGRIVLAEFMGIYGNVVVIDHGFGLQSLYSHLSEIHVQKGETVQRGQTIGKTGATGMAGGDHLHFGVLVSGVEVQPIEWWDPQWIDHNITSKLQ
- the ppnP gene encoding pyrimidine/purine nucleoside phosphorylase: MSEFSNVTVLKKANIYSDGNVTSRTLVFPDGSKKTLGIMLPGEYEFGTAEKELMEIQSGELDVLLPGATDWRTFSDGTAFEVPANAKFSLKVRVVTDYCCSYIK
- a CDS encoding MBL fold metallo-hydrolase, with the translated sequence MKLTVLVDNNTLIDRYYEGEPGLSLLIQEDGRKILFDCGYSNLFLTNAWKMGLSLDDLDFVLLSHGHMDHTWGLEALTRRLCELRLEGRPCKRPALVAHPEAFTSIALDQCPEIGPLLEPGKLARHYDMRLGKAAQKISERLLFLGEIPRRIGFEQTEGIGFKEGQETPDRIMDDSALVYRGSEGLVIITGCSHAGICNIVAQAMDLTGESRITDIIGGLHLLSPSQERMEGTVEYLRRIGPKTLSPCHCTDLDSKIALAAVAPLREVGVGLEITYR
- a CDS encoding CBS domain-containing protein, with product MYVGLAMDRHVPTITSDTLIIKADRMMEENRLWILLVVEDGKLKGYVAKEDIRAALPSGATTFSKHEINYLLSRMTVKELVRSSMPTVTPETEIEVAAKIMFDKDLAGLAVVDRKNRLKGYISRGSMLAVLVEEMGLELGGVRIVIEAEDRKGLMAEISRLFFDLGVNILSTSTFFRDSQRLLVFRVRADDPEALQRVLTDKGYKIAGPERFEEEWA
- a CDS encoding LysM peptidoglycan-binding domain-containing protein, whose protein sequence is MKRAVLLILALCFLTSITKPGFSEKPLRLFFEKNIRVDRKPGEEHIVKPGEWLYKILESKGYSASQIQRALPVIQTLNPHIPDINRLMPGQVIQIPEVSSAADAGIKRPRASVPPGAYEKKPYVIRQGDTLIQILKAQGISNKLIYSRYLDLFLELNPEVPNSNTLRVGQEVILPVTTNDETVPAPAPVPAPPAQQSAKPAQTVVTQVIETGQAPAVQSRPVQPQSRPAPPAPLVLQPPQIPLAEPPQTVTPSSGSTGSADGTGQSDTSNATATKKTERSPKTGLPFVKTVLEQMRFKFVPGDESMFPLPGSEWLVVKLSETPLLDAPWGGKILFCPVPKNAAWIASANKLGMKVCTISPRWSLQDVLEKLASSFPKHFRLWGAGRELVLSRNGVGVTLMSPQIAIMEQGGQKRIHMIWSRQSKDSPSLPQGLHEVLDAAQIKLIELDEYNELSRLPSRPRDSIYVPVATHLEIIRAMNPSNPEETFGRTMPDTLGSLLQLLRDKDLLRQGMIQASWHEGAQNRIAVQVPAWTVSGGTSRIAILDRRFSDPFLVSVLSHEGYTCFVLPD
- a CDS encoding hydrogenase maturation nickel metallochaperone HypA/HybF, whose translation is MHELSIAESLIKIIGEEMAKHGLTKLHSFKIVYGQISAIVPEALETSFEILTIDTPFAGAKMETEVKPMVVRCRQCGHEFSPSLEERVIMPCPQCTTELGHEIISGRELYIDNIEAE
- the hypB gene encoding hydrogenase nickel incorporation protein HypB, with product MKVDVVRNILEANDAVAADLNAALSARGILTLNLMSSPGSGKTSLLERTLTDLKDEFNMAVIEGDCQTENDARRVAATGARAVQINTAGGCHLDSSMVRDATEKLGVDGVDILVVENVGNLVCPAEFSVGEDFKVTILSVTEGDDKPEKYPFIFAESKVMILNKIDLLPYVNFDVKRASGFARSINKDIEIFALSATTGEGMDAWYDWLRRERAKKKK